In the Sulfurovum zhangzhouensis genome, one interval contains:
- a CDS encoding substrate-binding domain-containing protein codes for MKLLRYAVSLLFMVTGLVHGSDKYVVAFAQDTMANDFRKAQVHEVMDTLANQPDIKFIYSDGEGRISLMINQVEHFIEQKVDVLIIGTSDASAIVPIVEKAHASGIKVVILDRGVDTNAYTTFINSDNRKIGILAAEFIAKQLNNEGKVLLFEGLQNADVTQDRSQGFLGEIGKHKKIKVIKRTGNYLRRDAIIEMEKLIEEGVQLDAVFAESDSMLSGVRTVLKRHGIDPSSMIMVGCDYTTEAKESIMKGTQSASILFPLGGKVAAEVAISLLNGESVPKHIQIPVKLVTQENVKEVSPIF; via the coding sequence ATGAAGCTTTTACGCTATGCTGTATCACTACTGTTTATGGTCACAGGCCTTGTGCATGGCTCGGACAAATATGTCGTGGCATTTGCACAAGATACGATGGCAAATGATTTTAGAAAAGCCCAGGTACATGAGGTAATGGATACCCTTGCCAATCAACCTGATATAAAATTTATCTACTCAGACGGGGAGGGTAGAATCTCACTAATGATCAATCAGGTAGAACACTTTATCGAACAAAAAGTGGATGTACTCATCATAGGCACCAGTGATGCTTCAGCCATCGTCCCCATAGTTGAAAAAGCACATGCGTCTGGTATCAAGGTAGTGATTCTTGACCGTGGCGTCGATACAAATGCCTATACCACCTTTATAAACTCTGACAATAGAAAAATCGGTATATTGGCGGCTGAGTTCATTGCCAAACAGTTGAATAATGAAGGAAAAGTATTACTCTTTGAAGGCTTGCAAAATGCTGATGTAACACAGGATAGAAGTCAAGGATTCCTGGGCGAGATCGGTAAGCACAAAAAAATCAAAGTGATCAAACGTACCGGCAACTACCTTAGAAGAGATGCGATCATAGAGATGGAAAAGCTCATTGAAGAAGGCGTTCAACTCGATGCTGTTTTTGCTGAAAGCGACAGTATGTTAAGCGGTGTACGTACTGTCTTAAAACGTCACGGTATTGACCCCTCCTCTATGATTATGGTAGGATGTGATTATACTACTGAAGCAAAAGAGTCGATTATGAAGGGGACACAGAGTGCCTCTATACTGTTCCCTTTGGGGGGAAAGGTTGCTGCGGAGGTCGCAATTTCATTGCTGAACGGGGAAAGTGTTCCCAAGCATATTCAGATACCGGTGAAATTGGTGACCCAAGAGAATGTTAAAGAGGTGTCCCCTATATTTTAA
- a CDS encoding molybdopterin synthase catalytic subunit, with translation MELYHGPLDIKEIFGRWLDEEAESNYGAYIPFVGTIRAEGNIEALSFDIYEPVLKSWFESWQQKAKERGAIVKMAHSIGDVPVHTSSYISAVFSPKRRVALELIDEFVEDFKANAPIWKYDVIEGKRIYAEDRSTPMDGSGLLH, from the coding sequence ATGGAATTGTATCACGGACCATTGGATATCAAAGAGATCTTTGGGCGCTGGCTGGATGAAGAAGCAGAGTCAAACTATGGTGCCTACATCCCTTTTGTCGGTACGATCCGTGCTGAGGGAAATATCGAAGCACTTAGTTTTGATATCTATGAGCCGGTGTTGAAGTCATGGTTTGAAAGTTGGCAGCAAAAGGCCAAAGAACGTGGAGCGATCGTCAAGATGGCTCACTCTATCGGTGATGTACCGGTGCATACCTCTTCGTATATCTCTGCAGTTTTTTCTCCTAAACGCCGCGTGGCACTGGAGTTGATCGATGAATTTGTAGAGGACTTCAAGGCCAATGCCCCAATCTGGAAATATGATGTGATAGAGGGTAAACGAATCTACGCAGAAGACCGTAGTACGCCAATGGATGGCTCAGGCCTTTTACACTAA
- a CDS encoding MoaD/ThiS family protein, with amino-acid sequence MIKVEFLGPIGKSPIEIEADTLADVSVKLKEDETIAPWLSKCAVAVNDTMVNDRNFELKDGDRVSILPPVCGG; translated from the coding sequence ATGATAAAAGTAGAATTTTTAGGCCCTATCGGTAAATCACCGATCGAAATAGAGGCTGATACGCTTGCAGATGTTTCTGTAAAACTAAAAGAAGATGAGACTATCGCACCTTGGCTTAGCAAGTGTGCTGTAGCAGTGAATGATACGATGGTCAATGACCGTAACTTTGAACTAAAAGATGGGGACAGGGTATCGATCCTTCCTCCTGTGTGCGGCGGTTAA
- a CDS encoding STT3 domain-containing protein has protein sequence MQFQPIHDKRVDTKYLILLMLVAYAFSFLIRMIWVWQFQDNPSFYWNDQIMINTNDGYFFAAGAQQALFDMHQHNPRIPDIYSYGMVFLTTWLVKLTPFSLETITLYLPAVISGLVVIPIILIARLYGEALWGFFAALLGSIALSYYNRTMIGYYDTDMFSAMAPMFILYFLMKSTIDFNLRSALYAAIAISIYPFLYDQGASIIYAMGIIYALYLIWYHREEKLTYISLLLVFLAMIPFGLPKPYEYIAHIVLVVVVYGVLSKISVSQKYLIGASVAAFIALLFFGNVFGIILGKMMSYMATGTKAEGLHFYGVHQTVREAGKIPFDIFADRISGSVPGLIAAMLGYILLAVRHRAFFLALPLMGIGIFALWGGLRFTVYAVPVAAMGAIYFFYMLGSYFKDKKAQYALVLAATAALLYPNIKHIIGYKVPTVMTKDEVQDLKTLKTIAKPEDYTLTWWDYGYPIWYYSETSTLIDGGKHQNDNFIISKILQTTSPELAANLSRLAVETYVNSGYKIVADTLFKNEQKDQTDPNLMLSELELSSYKLPPKTRDIYLYLPYRMLRIFPTVVQFGNLDLTTGKPLRELMFYPLSLDSQKDGMLKFSNGIVMDAKKGELYLGKQKGDVRFFILTDNLKNGEVNVKAQQFHPEGKYVVIYMQSYGQFVLMDTETFLSTYVQMFILGKYNPDLFELVVSTPYSKIYRLKK, from the coding sequence ATGCAGTTCCAACCAATCCATGATAAAAGAGTCGATACAAAGTATCTAATTTTGTTAATGCTTGTGGCCTATGCCTTCAGTTTTTTGATCCGTATGATATGGGTATGGCAGTTCCAGGATAATCCAAGCTTCTATTGGAATGATCAGATCATGATCAATACCAATGACGGATACTTCTTTGCAGCAGGTGCGCAGCAGGCACTTTTTGATATGCATCAGCATAACCCTAGAATTCCAGATATCTATAGTTACGGCATGGTTTTCTTAACGACCTGGTTGGTAAAATTAACCCCTTTTAGTTTGGAGACGATCACGCTTTATCTACCGGCTGTGATATCCGGTTTAGTGGTGATTCCTATTATTCTGATTGCTAGATTGTATGGTGAGGCACTTTGGGGATTTTTTGCTGCTTTACTTGGTTCGATTGCATTGAGTTACTATAACCGTACGATGATCGGTTATTACGATACGGATATGTTCTCGGCTATGGCTCCGATGTTTATTTTGTACTTTTTGATGAAAAGTACGATTGACTTTAACTTGCGTAGTGCTCTATATGCTGCGATTGCTATCTCTATCTACCCGTTTTTGTATGATCAGGGGGCATCAATCATCTATGCAATGGGGATCATCTATGCACTCTATCTTATATGGTATCACCGTGAAGAGAAGTTGACGTATATCTCATTATTGCTGGTATTTCTTGCGATGATCCCTTTTGGTCTGCCTAAACCTTATGAGTATATAGCTCATATTGTACTGGTTGTGGTTGTCTATGGTGTTCTTTCCAAAATATCGGTATCTCAAAAATATCTTATAGGTGCATCAGTAGCAGCATTTATCGCTTTATTATTTTTTGGAAATGTTTTTGGTATTATCTTGGGAAAAATGATGAGTTATATGGCTACGGGAACCAAAGCTGAGGGACTCCATTTTTATGGTGTGCATCAGACAGTAAGAGAGGCAGGGAAGATACCGTTTGATATTTTTGCAGACCGTATCAGTGGTTCGGTACCTGGATTGATCGCAGCAATGCTGGGTTATATACTGTTAGCAGTAAGACACCGTGCGTTTTTCTTGGCACTTCCTTTGATGGGTATCGGGATATTCGCACTTTGGGGTGGTCTTCGTTTTACTGTGTATGCGGTACCTGTAGCTGCGATGGGAGCAATCTACTTCTTCTATATGCTGGGAAGTTATTTTAAAGATAAAAAAGCGCAGTATGCATTGGTCTTAGCGGCTACTGCGGCACTGCTTTATCCAAATATTAAACACATTATAGGATATAAAGTCCCGACGGTAATGACTAAAGATGAGGTACAGGATCTGAAGACACTGAAAACAATAGCAAAACCGGAAGACTACACGCTCACTTGGTGGGACTACGGATACCCTATCTGGTACTACTCTGAAACCTCTACGTTAATTGATGGAGGTAAGCACCAGAATGACAATTTTATCATTTCAAAGATCCTTCAGACCACTTCTCCTGAACTTGCAGCAAATCTCAGTCGTTTGGCAGTGGAAACTTATGTAAATTCCGGATATAAGATAGTGGCGGACACTTTGTTTAAAAATGAGCAGAAGGATCAAACAGATCCAAACCTGATGCTTTCTGAGCTGGAACTGTCAAGCTACAAATTGCCTCCAAAGACAAGAGATATCTATCTTTATCTGCCGTACCGTATGCTGCGTATATTTCCAACGGTAGTTCAGTTTGGAAACCTTGATTTGACTACCGGAAAGCCATTACGTGAGCTGATGTTCTATCCGCTATCTTTAGATAGTCAGAAAGACGGGATGTTAAAATTTTCCAATGGTATTGTCATGGATGCGAAAAAAGGAGAGCTGTATCTTGGCAAACAAAAAGGTGATGTCAGGTTCTTTATCCTTACTGACAATTTAAAAAATGGTGAAGTAAATGTCAAAGCACAACAGTTTCATCCAGAGGGGAAATATGTTGTCATCTATATGCAAAGCTATGGGCAGTTTGTGCTAATGGATACAGAGACATTCCTTTCGACCTATGTACAAATGTTTATCCTGGGGAAATATAATCCAGATCTTTTTGAACTAGTGGTATCTACCCCGTATAGCAAGATCTACCGTCTCAAAAAATAG
- the gltX gene encoding glutamate--tRNA ligase, with protein MAVTRFAPSPTGYLHIGGLRTALFSWLWARKTGGKFLLRIEDTDLARNSEDALDAIIKAFDWVGMSYDGEVLYQSKRFDIYKKYIQQLLDEGKAYKCYMSKEELDALRESQMAAGERPRYDGKYRDFTGTPPEGVNPVIRIKAPTEGTISFVDGVKGDFCVSADEVDDFIIARSDGTPTYNFVVAIDDALMGLSDVIRGDDHLYNTPKQIVVYNALGFKLPKFYHVAMINNEQGKKLSKRDGATDVMEYEKLGFLPEALLNFLVRLGWSYGDQEIFSLEEMVELFEPKNLSKSSSNYNLDKLLWLNAHYIKNTPNSRLADLLHPFGVDIREHDKNELLLDATKERGKTLVELAEQIKLILHRPEAYDEKAVKKAFKGDAKEILAEFAEMLQSWEKALHLPCDYHEVLEKIVETKEIGFGKIGQPLRISLLGSMTGSGLDEIMSIIGVEETVQRINKAIAEIE; from the coding sequence ATGGCAGTCACACGTTTTGCACCCTCTCCTACAGGGTATTTACACATTGGTGGACTAAGAACAGCACTATTTTCCTGGCTATGGGCGAGAAAAACAGGCGGAAAGTTTTTACTTCGTATCGAAGATACGGATCTTGCACGTAACTCAGAGGATGCGCTTGATGCGATCATTAAGGCATTTGACTGGGTAGGAATGAGCTATGATGGTGAAGTGCTCTACCAATCCAAGCGTTTTGATATTTATAAGAAGTATATTCAGCAGCTTCTTGATGAAGGGAAAGCCTATAAGTGCTATATGAGCAAGGAAGAGCTCGATGCTCTCAGGGAATCGCAAATGGCAGCAGGTGAACGTCCTAGATATGATGGAAAGTATCGTGATTTTACCGGTACACCGCCTGAAGGGGTCAATCCGGTAATTCGTATCAAAGCACCGACTGAAGGAACGATCTCGTTTGTTGATGGTGTAAAAGGTGATTTCTGTGTATCTGCAGATGAGGTAGACGATTTTATTATCGCACGTAGCGATGGGACACCGACGTATAACTTTGTTGTGGCGATCGATGATGCATTGATGGGACTTAGTGATGTGATACGCGGAGATGACCATCTTTATAATACGCCTAAGCAGATCGTAGTTTATAATGCACTCGGGTTCAAGTTGCCAAAGTTCTACCATGTGGCGATGATAAACAATGAGCAGGGGAAAAAACTTTCAAAACGTGACGGTGCTACAGATGTAATGGAGTATGAGAAACTTGGTTTCTTGCCAGAAGCACTGCTTAATTTCCTGGTACGTCTTGGGTGGAGCTATGGGGATCAGGAGATCTTTAGTCTTGAAGAGATGGTAGAATTATTTGAACCAAAGAATCTAAGCAAATCATCATCAAACTACAATCTTGATAAGCTGCTTTGGCTAAACGCACACTATATCAAAAATACACCTAATAGCAGACTTGCTGATCTGCTTCATCCATTTGGTGTGGATATCAGGGAGCATGATAAGAACGAACTGCTTCTTGATGCGACCAAAGAGAGAGGAAAGACACTTGTAGAGCTTGCCGAACAGATTAAGCTGATCCTTCATAGACCTGAAGCATATGATGAAAAAGCGGTGAAGAAAGCTTTCAAAGGTGATGCAAAAGAGATTCTTGCAGAATTTGCAGAGATGTTGCAAAGTTGGGAGAAAGCACTGCATCTTCCTTGTGACTACCATGAAGTACTTGAGAAGATCGTTGAGACCAAAGAGATCGGGTTTGGTAAGATCGGTCAACCGTTGCGTATAAGTTTGCTCGGAAGCATGACCGGTTCAGGACTTGATGAGATCATGTCCATTATTGGTGTAGAAGAAACCGTACAAAGAATCAACAAGGCAATTGCTGAGATCGAGTAA
- a CDS encoding ComEA family DNA-binding protein, whose protein sequence is MFKKMILGALLFAGTSLMAMSVSELNKDSKEELMAIKGIGAAKAEAIIKERNNAAFKSVDDLARVKGIGNAIVENVKNDVKSKQKA, encoded by the coding sequence ATGTTCAAGAAAATGATTCTGGGTGCTTTGCTATTTGCAGGCACTTCGTTGATGGCGATGAGTGTTAGTGAGCTGAATAAAGATTCAAAAGAGGAATTGATGGCGATAAAGGGTATCGGTGCAGCGAAAGCCGAAGCGATCATAAAAGAGAGAAATAACGCTGCATTCAAATCTGTGGATGACCTTGCCCGTGTCAAGGGTATCGGAAATGCGATCGTAGAGAATGTCAAAAACGATGTGAAATCAAAACAGAAGGCTTAA
- a CDS encoding MqnA/MqnD/SBP family protein has product MLFGSISYLNLLPFQLFLKKYLRSNTAKMVFRYKRAVPSQINASLKRGEVNAAFISSIESRKRQCTDLGIIANKKVYSVFVIPGDEETDPASATSNQLAKVLGLKGKVLIGDQALKYYLSGGEGIDLAEAWYKKKKLPFVFARLCYNRHKRDIEKLAKKFSHTKTRIPQYILKREAEKRGITPKELLWYLEHINYTMDYRSKRALKLFLTHAHKTR; this is encoded by the coding sequence ATGTTATTTGGTTCTATCAGTTACCTTAATCTCTTACCATTTCAACTCTTTTTGAAAAAGTATCTGCGCTCTAATACCGCAAAAATGGTCTTCCGGTATAAACGTGCTGTACCCAGTCAGATCAATGCTTCACTAAAAAGAGGTGAGGTCAACGCAGCTTTTATTTCATCCATTGAATCCAGAAAACGTCAATGTACCGATCTTGGGATCATAGCAAATAAAAAGGTTTACAGTGTCTTTGTCATCCCCGGTGACGAAGAGACTGATCCGGCTTCAGCTACCTCTAACCAGCTTGCAAAAGTTCTGGGACTCAAGGGCAAAGTACTTATCGGCGATCAGGCACTCAAATATTATCTTTCAGGCGGGGAAGGTATCGATCTGGCTGAGGCATGGTATAAAAAGAAAAAGCTTCCGTTTGTCTTTGCCCGCCTATGCTATAACCGTCACAAAAGAGACATAGAAAAGCTGGCGAAAAAATTTTCTCATACAAAAACACGGATACCACAATATATTCTAAAAAGAGAAGCAGAAAAAAGAGGGATAACCCCTAAAGAGCTACTATGGTACCTGGAGCATATCAATTATACTATGGACTACCGGTCAAAAAGAGCATTGAAGCTTTTTTTAACACATGCTCATAAAACACGTTAA
- a CDS encoding EAL domain-containing protein, whose translation MKNLKLSHSLSLLVLTAIIILVSVLGIYFDTVLKKNYMENTKKRMINGFTRLYNETKQSEEMLKEGISFIKTDKYLVSSIDLVNNYQNKYEYNAALLDEEKKMIVKQLLDRVKLSLNDDIALHDKNEELIAFVQKEKGDYRLNFFSYENGNRVLYSKLESQQTYQKISYKEDLLLTFNHRSYYNLENTFEGVVTYHYSNGNLVIKSHQSLFEKDNSQITAHIEMSHIITNSYLSELSNALGIKLQMSLQSPYASSAILLNDPKSFDRLEVFDVDDSYFALVKLKTENGMVYFTAKLNTSLLLKTLYENRYQLLFILVIVTLLVLWSLHRFVSKRLTQPLNQVMGQIEKIEHSDYTPSQSVHTGDELEMISDSINQLAQTINKRERELKASQKDLEFLSLYDALTNLPNRRLFISKLEYALHKAQAQSTKLAIMFLDIDQFKQINDTLGHNVGDQLLQAVATRLNHVIRSVDTLARLGGDEFILMIENVEGSKEIETIAQKILNVFNEPFVFDEHILNTTVSIGISVYPEDGEDTVTLIKHADMAMYHSKDQGHNGYSFFSKQLATEVEKRAERINALKSAIRNGKEFHLLYQPKISISTGKIVGMEALVRWESESFGLLGPDEFIDLLEETNLIIPFGAWVTQKACSDFMSLYNEGYSIKQVSINISTIQLFNSDIVEMMDRIIKNTKIPPKMIELEITESFSADYKEQVLQTLYTLRHMGIELAIDDFGTGYSSMAYLQKLPVTRLKIDKSFVDGIPVSKESIAIVKAIVALAKTFDLNVTAEGVETEVQLRYLKDLGCDEVQGYYYAKPMDLETLKTLCAKINQ comes from the coding sequence ATGAAAAATCTTAAACTCAGTCATAGCCTCTCACTTTTAGTACTGACAGCAATTATTATATTGGTTAGTGTTTTGGGTATCTATTTTGATACGGTACTGAAAAAAAACTATATGGAAAATACCAAAAAACGTATGATCAATGGTTTTACAAGACTGTACAATGAAACCAAACAGTCTGAAGAGATGTTAAAAGAAGGGATCTCTTTTATCAAAACAGATAAGTATCTTGTCAGTTCGATTGATCTGGTCAATAATTATCAGAATAAGTATGAATATAATGCGGCATTGTTAGATGAAGAGAAAAAAATGATTGTCAAGCAGTTGCTTGACAGGGTAAAGCTCTCTTTGAATGATGATATTGCACTTCATGATAAGAATGAAGAGCTTATCGCTTTTGTTCAGAAAGAAAAAGGTGATTACAGGCTAAATTTTTTCTCTTATGAAAATGGTAATCGCGTACTTTACAGCAAACTTGAGAGTCAGCAAACCTATCAAAAAATATCCTATAAAGAAGACCTGCTACTAACCTTTAATCATAGATCGTACTATAATCTTGAAAATACCTTTGAGGGTGTTGTAACATATCATTACTCAAACGGGAACCTGGTCATCAAATCACATCAAAGCCTTTTTGAAAAGGATAATTCACAGATAACGGCGCATATCGAAATGTCCCATATCATTACAAATAGTTACCTTTCCGAGTTATCTAATGCTCTTGGCATAAAACTGCAAATGAGTCTGCAGTCACCCTATGCCTCCAGTGCTATATTGCTCAATGATCCAAAAAGTTTTGATAGGTTGGAAGTATTTGATGTTGATGATAGCTATTTTGCGCTAGTAAAGCTCAAAACAGAAAACGGAATGGTCTATTTTACTGCCAAGCTCAATACATCATTGCTGCTAAAAACATTGTATGAGAATAGATATCAGCTGCTCTTTATTTTGGTGATAGTGACACTGCTTGTATTGTGGTCATTGCATCGGTTTGTCTCAAAGAGATTGACTCAGCCGCTTAACCAGGTGATGGGACAGATAGAAAAGATAGAACATAGTGACTACACACCCTCTCAATCTGTTCATACAGGGGATGAACTGGAGATGATCTCTGATAGTATCAATCAACTGGCACAGACGATCAATAAGCGTGAACGAGAGTTGAAAGCATCACAAAAAGACCTTGAGTTCCTCTCATTGTATGATGCTTTGACCAACTTGCCAAACAGGCGACTTTTTATATCCAAACTTGAATATGCCCTTCATAAGGCACAAGCACAGAGCACAAAGCTTGCGATCATGTTTTTAGATATTGATCAGTTCAAGCAGATCAATGATACCTTGGGACACAATGTCGGCGATCAGCTTTTGCAGGCAGTAGCTACACGGCTCAACCATGTGATACGTTCTGTAGATACTTTGGCTCGCCTGGGGGGAGATGAGTTTATTTTGATGATCGAAAATGTAGAGGGATCTAAAGAAATTGAGACAATCGCACAAAAAATTCTGAATGTATTCAATGAGCCGTTTGTATTTGATGAACATATTCTCAATACAACTGTCAGTATAGGGATCTCCGTATACCCTGAAGATGGGGAGGATACCGTTACCCTGATCAAACATGCCGATATGGCAATGTACCACTCCAAGGATCAGGGACATAACGGTTACAGTTTCTTTTCAAAACAGTTGGCAACAGAGGTTGAAAAGAGAGCAGAGCGCATCAATGCGCTTAAATCCGCGATCCGTAATGGTAAAGAGTTTCATCTCCTTTATCAACCGAAGATCTCCATAAGTACCGGAAAAATTGTAGGGATGGAGGCACTGGTAAGGTGGGAAAGTGAGAGTTTTGGTCTGCTTGGACCCGATGAGTTTATAGATCTGCTGGAAGAAACCAACTTGATCATACCATTTGGTGCATGGGTGACACAAAAAGCTTGTAGTGACTTTATGTCTTTGTACAACGAAGGATATTCTATCAAACAAGTGAGTATCAATATCTCAACAATCCAACTGTTTAACAGTGATATTGTCGAAATGATGGATAGGATCATAAAAAATACGAAGATCCCTCCTAAAATGATTGAACTTGAAATTACAGAGAGCTTTTCGGCGGATTATAAGGAACAGGTACTTCAGACACTTTACACATTAAGACATATGGGAATTGAACTTGCCATTGATGATTTTGGTACAGGATACTCATCAATGGCATATCTGCAAAAACTTCCGGTTACACGATTAAAGATCGATAAATCATTTGTTGACGGCATTCCTGTCTCAAAGGAGAGTATCGCCATTGTCAAAGCGATTGTAGCATTGGCAAAAACCTTTGATCTGAATGTCACAGCAGAAGGTGTGGAAACCGAAGTGCAATTAAGGTACCTCAAGGATCTTGGATGTGATGAGGTACAAGGGTACTATTATGCCAAGCCTATGGATCTTGAGACACTTAAAACATTATGTGCGAAGATAAATCAATAG
- a CDS encoding glycosyltransferase family 4 protein: MTYAWELALSAFLISLTLQTITIKYSKKFNLFIDSHLDEKPQKFHDDSTPRAGGIGILLGMIAVLFTPIGWKLLISMILAFLSGIFEDFHRSMQPKVRLILQMIAAGAAILLTHSVITYLGLGIYLPYLIAIIFSIFSIVGLMNAMNIIDGFNGLASGATLLILFSLGHTALLVGDKGMIDMILIVWSAVFAFFIVNFPKGKIFLGDGGAYLIGFVVALIGIFLASTYPAISPWYILAILGYPVWEVLFSIYRKLRAGRSPLQPDAYHLHMLVYRHITKNNPLTSLVLLGGYAPFILLSSLFPHNSKANILILLIFIVCYVFFYRFLSKKENAR, translated from the coding sequence ATGACCTATGCATGGGAGCTTGCACTCAGTGCATTTTTAATCTCTTTGACACTACAGACCATTACTATCAAATATAGTAAGAAGTTCAATCTGTTCATTGATTCCCACCTGGATGAAAAACCTCAAAAATTCCACGATGATTCAACACCGCGTGCCGGAGGGATAGGTATTCTTTTGGGTATGATTGCTGTCCTTTTCACACCCATCGGATGGAAACTTCTTATTTCAATGATTTTAGCGTTCTTAAGTGGTATTTTTGAAGATTTTCACCGGTCTATGCAACCAAAGGTTCGCCTAATCTTACAAATGATCGCTGCAGGTGCGGCGATACTTCTTACACATTCGGTTATTACTTATCTGGGCCTTGGAATCTATTTGCCTTATCTCATTGCCATCATTTTTAGCATCTTTAGTATTGTCGGTTTGATGAATGCCATGAATATTATCGACGGGTTCAACGGTCTGGCATCCGGTGCGACACTCCTTATACTCTTTTCTCTTGGGCACACAGCACTGCTTGTAGGGGACAAGGGGATGATTGATATGATCTTAATCGTTTGGAGTGCCGTTTTTGCTTTTTTTATCGTCAATTTTCCAAAAGGAAAAATATTTTTGGGAGATGGAGGAGCATATCTTATAGGATTTGTTGTGGCACTGATAGGTATCTTTTTGGCAAGTACCTACCCGGCAATCAGTCCATGGTATATTTTGGCGATTTTGGGCTACCCTGTTTGGGAGGTGCTTTTTTCTATCTACCGCAAACTGAGAGCAGGACGTTCACCCTTGCAGCCGGATGCTTATCATCTACATATGCTTGTCTATAGGCATATTACCAAAAATAATCCCCTCACTTCCCTTGTATTGCTTGGAGGCTATGCCCCTTTTATACTCCTCTCCTCACTTTTCCCGCATAATTCAAAAGCCAATATCTTGATCTTGCTGATCTTTATTGTCTGTTATGTGTTCTTCTACCGTTTCCTCTCAAAAAAAGAGAATGCGAGGTAG